The Deltaproteobacteria bacterium nucleotide sequence AAATCGCTATGAAGGACGTTTCGGTGGTATTTTTGGATCGCGATGGCACTATTAACGTGGACGTGGGCCATTTGCGCATGCCTTCAGAGCTGGTGCTAATTAGAGGTGCGGCTACTGCAATTTCGCTTTTAAAAAAAGCGGGCTATGTACTATTAGTTGTTTCCAATCAGTCGGCAGTAGCTCGCGGCATGTGCAGCGAAGAAGACGTAAAAGTAGTAAATCAAACGCTTTTAAATATGCTCCTACGCGAACATCCAGAGGCACGCCTCGATGATTTCTTTTTCTGCCCACACCATCCGGAGGATAATTGTAACTGTAGGAAACCACGCACCGGCATGGCCGAGCAAGCAAGGACTAAATGGAATTTTATCAGCCATAACTGTTGGGTAATAGGAGATCACGTTTCCGATCTTGAATTTGGAAAAGCTATAGGCATTCCAACGAAACAAAGAATCTTACTAGAAACTGGTCACGGCGCTAGTCAATACGAACGACGAGTAGAGCTCTCGTCTTCTGCCAATCCACAAGAAGCGTTGCATATAATTTACAAAAAAGATTTACTAGATGCAGTGAAGTTCCTCCTCACACAAAAGCGAAATGTGCGCTAAAACCGTCTAAGTTAAACAATGAAAATCCTCTTAGTGCAAACGGGCTTTATTGGAGACGTCATTCTTTCTACCGCAGTAATTGCTAACATTAGCTATATTTACCCAGAGGCTAAAATCACTTTGCTCACTACCCCTATAGCAGCAGAATTAGTAAAACACGACAACGCACTTCACTGCACAATCGCCTTTGACAAACGCGGAAAAGATAGTGGGTTTAGGGGGCTATTTAGAATGGCTAGAAAACTAAAATTAGAGTCCTTTGACATAGCTTTTAGCCTGCACAAGTCGTTTAGAACCTCGCTTCTCCTCTACCTTGCAGGTATCCCCTTACGCTATGGTTTTATGGCCGCTGCTGGAAAAATGCTTTACTCATCTACCGCTCGACGAGAGGATTTAACACACGAAGTACTTCGCAATCTCGCCATATTTAGGAATATCGCTCTTGAGCCTAGTAATTTAGACACAGATTTAAGAATCGATATTCCAGAAGAAGTTAAAAAAGAAGCTCGAGAAATCTTAAAACCCGCTAGCGCTAAAAAGCTAATCGGCTTAGCCCCTGGTAGCGCCTGGCGCACTAAACAATGGACTCCAGAGGGATACTCTAATGTGGCTAAAGAGTTATCTAGCTTGGGGCACAGCATTGTATTAATAGGCGGGCCGGAAGATAAGGAGATTGGAGCAATAATAGAAAACAATACTAAGGGAAGAGCTCTTAACTTAATTGGCAAGACATCTTTAATTCTCTCTGCCGCTATTATTTCCGAGCTCGACTTGTTAATTTCTAACGACAGTGCACCAGTTCACATCGCTTCTGCTCTTAAAGTGCCGGTGGTAGTTGTTTATTGTGCTACGGTGGAGGATTTCGGCTTTGGCCCATGGAACGTAAGCTCAAAATGCTTAGGAGTAAAAACCCTCGCATGTCGACCTTGTGGATTGCACGGCGCAAACACCTGCCCAGTGGGAACATATGCCTGCAAAGTGGATCTAACGCCAGAGTCTGTAATTGCGGCGGCGAGGCTTCTAATGGATAATGGCTAACATGACTGAGTTAAAAATAAAACGCTCTTCCATCTACGTCCACCGCGAACATTCGCCGGAAAATATTGGTTTTTCGGTTTTTAGCAGTAATTCTAGCTATGCGTTAGTAAATGCGGTTTACGCAGAACGACTCGCAGTGGACGAAATCCTTAGCTGGACCACTCAATCGCCCATCTCCGCATGCTGCGAGGAAAATGGCTTAGTTAGAACTGGCAGAACCGAGGTGAGAAGAAAAACTCTAGGAAACGAAAGTATCGTCATCAGGCGCTTTATGCGAGGAGGTTTGTTAGCCGAGCGATTTCTAGGGAATCGCTTTTTTTTGTGTCCCTCTCGAACTCTAGCAGAAACTCGACCAATTGCTGAATTACTAGTTCTCTCGATTCTCTTTCAGGCGGGCTTGAACGTTCCACTGCCAGTCGCAGCCGTTTCTACACGTATCGGCGACGAAAACGCAGTTTGCTTGCGCCATTTCTATCGAGCGGCAATAGCTACTCGTGAGGTCGCTAGCA carries:
- a CDS encoding HAD family hydrolase; this encodes IAMKDVSVVFLDRDGTINVDVGHLRMPSELVLIRGAATAISLLKKAGYVLLVVSNQSAVARGMCSEEDVKVVNQTLLNMLLREHPEARLDDFFFCPHHPEDNCNCRKPRTGMAEQARTKWNFISHNCWVIGDHVSDLEFGKAIGIPTKQRILLETGHGASQYERRVELSSSANPQEALHIIYKKDLLDAVKFLLTQKRNVR
- the waaF gene encoding lipopolysaccharide heptosyltransferase II gives rise to the protein MKILLVQTGFIGDVILSTAVIANISYIYPEAKITLLTTPIAAELVKHDNALHCTIAFDKRGKDSGFRGLFRMARKLKLESFDIAFSLHKSFRTSLLLYLAGIPLRYGFMAAAGKMLYSSTARREDLTHEVLRNLAIFRNIALEPSNLDTDLRIDIPEEVKKEAREILKPASAKKLIGLAPGSAWRTKQWTPEGYSNVAKELSSLGHSIVLIGGPEDKEIGAIIENNTKGRALNLIGKTSLILSAAIISELDLLISNDSAPVHIASALKVPVVVVYCATVEDFGFGPWNVSSKCLGVKTLACRPCGLHGANTCPVGTYACKVDLTPESVIAAARLLMDNG